One genomic region from Pecten maximus chromosome 5, xPecMax1.1, whole genome shotgun sequence encodes:
- the LOC117327173 gene encoding uncharacterized protein LOC117327173 yields the protein MAHTATMPTKNDVMVDSFERENPYCTTEDIIRLRKSGQVKEGIKHLKEKYDSVTNFGPQATVNGSAIDDQSVKRRENPSIKVTEPAQSPESSSYRPVSFTEGVTEQDILQVDTFFKSHKTDVVVCNCLANLYFGKVMGGKDHWKFTMTGIPVLVLDTGEHHRKRRLQIVLSEKGTGFVLWKNKIDHLTEYSAPHTNFHTLHLTTDHTRLAGLSFDDGSAATEFYNALQKLTSDPNDELFNISKSKKKKKSQKSKQKFKAPKKTEISQPCCFVHVTKLEKPLNELSLVSGPMGFEHSTKAPDDEREETEMSSRAGSKLTLTSDSTSSGISEDIRSTDQ from the coding sequence ATGGCGCATACTGCAACGATGCCGACTAAAAATGACGTCATGGTGGACTCTTTTGAGCGGGAAAATCCGTATTGTACAACAGAGGATATAATTCGGTTACGGAAAAGTGGTCAAGTCAAGGAAGGAATTAAACACTTGAAGGAGAAATACGATTCAGTGACTAATTTTGGGCCACAGGCAACAGTGAACGGGTCCGCAATAGACGACCAGTCGGTTAAAAGGCGGGAAAATCCCTCAATAAAAGTAACAGAACCGGCCCAGTCGCCGGAGAGCTCGAGTTACAGACCGGTGAGTTTTACGGAGGGTGTCACAGAACAGGACATTCTACAAGTAGACACCTTCTTCAAAAGTCATAAAACGGACGTGGTTGTATGCAATTGTCTTGCCAATTTATATTTCGGAAAAGTCATGGGCGGAAAAGATCATTGGAAATTTACTATGACCGGAATTCCTGTTCTTGTACTTGACACTGGCGAGCACCATCGCAAGCGGAGATTACAAATCGTGTTGTCAGAAAAAGGCACAGGATTTGTTCTATGGAAAAATAAAATCGATCACTTAACGGAGTACTCCGCGCCTCATACGAACTTCCACACTCTCCACCTTACCACTGATCACACGCGATTGGCAGGTCTTAGTTTCGACGACGGAAGTGCAGCTACGGAGTTCTACAACGCCCTTCAAAAACTGACGTCCGATCCAAATGACGAACTCTTTAATATAAGCAAatcaaagaaaaagaaaaagtcaCAGAAAAGCAAACAAAAATTTAAAGCTCCAAAGAAAACGGAGATTTCACAGCCATGTTGTTTCGTGCACGTGACAAAACTTGAGAAACCGTTGAATGAACTTTCGCTGGTTTCCGGTCCGATGGGTTTCGAACATTCTACGAAAGCCCCCGATGATGAACGAGAGGAAACTGAAATGTCTAGTCGCGCTGGTAGCAAACTAACTTTGACAAGTGACAGTACGAGTTCCGGAATATCGGAGGACATCCGGTCTACGGACCAGTGA